TTGCTTGATTTAAATACCATCCACCTAGATTATATTGCTCAAGAGCAAGGCTATGGAGTAGCAGCCGACACTGAAGAAAAAACAAATTAATTACGGTGGCAATGTTTTTAGGTTATAGTTAGAAATACGAAAGTTTTATCATTCATTTTAAGTAGGTGCTGCTCATGAATGCATGTGGCATTATTTTATCCAGGTGGAAAGTCAAGTCGGATGGGTACAAACAAAGCACTCCTAAAAATTAACGAAATACCAAATGTTGAAAGGGTAAAACAGGAACTTCAATCGCTTGTTTCTGATCTTATACTCGTTTCCAATGATCCAGAGATCTATCAATTTTTAAAGTTGAAAACGGTCACAGACGATTACCCTGGTCAAGGTCCATTAGCAGGTATTCACGCTGGCTTACAGGCTTCAGCATTTGAGCTGAATTTGGTTGTCGCCTGTGATATGCCGTTTGTATCTAGTAAACTTGGCCAAAGGCTTTTAGAGCTTGCAGATCAGTATGATGCGGTCATACCCGTCATCAATGGAAAACAGCAACCGCTTTTTGCTGTATACCGAAAAGGAATATTTAAAGAAATAGAGAAATGTATAATGACAGGAAATCTGCGGATCAAACAATTATTGGCAGGACTTAACTGTTTATATGTAACGGAACAGGAGCTTTCAGCCTTTACAGAAGCAAGCTTAGATCAGATTTTCTTTAATATGAATCATCCTGAAGAATACGAACATGCAAAACATTGGGCAAACAAGGGAGAGTAACCTCTTTTCATCGTGAGAGAAAGGGTGTATGGGGTAAATGGAATTTTTCAAAGTGAAGACGGTTGAGGAAACGATTTCCTTAATAGACGAAAAGATTAACAAGATTGATTCAACAGTCATTCTTCCGCTTGAGCAAGCACTTCATTACGTGTTAGCGCAGCCGGTATTAGCGGCTGAAAATGTTCCCGGATTCGATCGTTCCACGGTTGATGGTTATGCTGTGCGCGCAAGAGATACTTTTGGTTCATCAGAGACAATGCCAGGATTTTTGAACATTGTCGGCGAGGTCAAAATGGGTGAGCAAGCTTCGAAGCAGGTTGAACGCGGACAAGCTATTTATGTCCCAACTGGCGGAATGATTCCACCAGGAAGTGACGGAGTGATCATGATTGAGCACTGCGAAGACATGGATGGGCTCCTCAATACATACAAACAACTAGCACCTGGAGAAAATATTATTACTGCAGGTGAAGATATTAAAACTGGTGAAATTCTATTAACCGAAGGAACAAAGCTTCGCCCACAGGAGCTAGGTGCACTTGCTTCGCTTGGGATTGCTGAGGTAGAGGTTTATCGAAAAGTCGTGATTGGCTATCTTTCCTCTGGCGATGAAATTGTTCCTTATCAAACTCAAAAACTAGAGCTGGGTCAAATTCGCGATATCAATTATTTAACGGTATTAGGATTGGCACAGAATTGGAATATAGATGTCAAATACGGTGGTATTGTAACCGATGATTATCAAACTTTTTCAACTAAGGCGCGGGAATTATATGATCAAGTGGACTGTTTAATTTTATCAGGGGGAAGCTCGGTCGGCGCCAAGGATTATACAACAGAAGTCATTCAGTCATTGGGCGACCCTGGTGTGTTTGTTCACGGCATTTCCATTAAGCCAGGCAAACCAACGATTCTTTCGGTCGCAAACGGCAAGCCGGTCATTGGCTTACCGGGACATCCAGCTTCAGCAATGATTATTTTTCAATTATTTGGTAGTCGGGTGCTCCGTAAGCTGAGAGGAGAAAAAATCGAACGCAAACCAGACCGTATTTTTGCAAAAATCACCAAAAATATTGCCTCAGCTGCAGGTCGAGCGGATTACATTCGTGTCCGACTAGTTGAAGTGGAAGGTGAGTGGTGGGCAGAACCAATCATCGGCAAATCCGGTTTAATTACGACCCTCGTCAAGAGTGATGGAATTGTCGAGATTGCTTCAAATAAAGAGGGAATTTTCCAGGGTGAATACGTGCCTGTCATACCAACGAGATAAGGGGGAGCGAGAAGTGGAAAGACAATCTTATAAACGTAAAATTTATTTAGAAGATAAACCACGGTCTGAAGCTGTTAAGGAGCTTTTAGAAGCCTTTGATTTACCCATACATACGGAACTGATTCCAACTTCAAATTCCCTTGGACGTGTGACGGCTGAGCCGATTTTTGCGGAAGTTTCTGTACCACATTATCATGCTTCGGCAATGGATGGGATCGCTGTTAAAGCGGAACAAACATATACTGCCCATGAGCAAAGACCAGTGCGCCTGACACTCGGCGAGCAATTTGTCTATGTGGATACAGGAAATGCAATTCCCGCGCAATTTGATGCGGTTATCATGATTGAGCACGTCGATATCATTGATGAAATGACAATAGAAATAATCGAGCCAGCTACACCATGGCAGCATATTCGACCGATTGGTGAAGATATTACGCAGGAGGAAATGCTATTTCCGCAAGGACATACGTTACGTCCGGCCGATTTAGGTGTGTTATTAGCGGCGAAGACGCTTGAAGTGCCGGTTACAAAAACCGGTTGTAACCATCATTCCGACTGGGAATGAGCTGGTTGAGGCCAATACTTCATTATCTCCAGGTCGAATTGTTGAATTTAATGGGACTGTTTTTTCAGGGTTTATTCAAGAATGGGGCGGTGAGCCGATCTTAAAAACGATTGTTCGCGACCAGCCTGAAAAAATTAAGGAAGCACTATTGGACGCTTGTGAAACCTCAGATATTATTGTAATTAACGCTGGTTCATCAGCAGGCTCAAAGGATTATACGGTTCATATTCTTGCGGAGCTTGGAACGGTGTTTACACACGGAGTCGCCACCAGACCAGGAAAGCCCGTTATACTTGGGAAAATTGGTAGCAAGGTCGTGGTCGGAGTTCCCGGCTATCCAGTATCCGCTTATTTAGCATTAGAATGGTTTGTCCGACCGTTAATTTGTCAATACCTGCAAATACCTGAGCCTAAACGGCAAACGGTAAAAGCAAAGCTGGGCCGTCGCATCGTTTCAACGATGGGAGCTGAGGATTTTATCCGAATGAATATCGGCTATGTGAATGGACATTTTGTCGCAAATCCGTTAACGCGGGCTGCGGGTGTAACCATGTCTCTAGTTCGCGCTGATGGCTTACTGATCGTAGGTCCAGATATCATTGGATACGAGCAAGGAGATGTAGTCGAAATCGAGCTCCTGAAGCCACTTGAGGAAATTAAGAATGCCTTGCTGTTCAGCGGCAGTCATGATTTGACGATTGATTTGCTTTCGTCTCACCTTAAAAAACAGCGCACCGACATGAAAATTGTATCTTCCCATATCGGAAGCATGGCTGGCCTCATGGCAATCCGCAAAGGGGAAGCCCATGTAGCGGGCATTCATTTATTAGATCCGGAAACAAAACAATACAATATTAGCTATGTCAAACGTATTTTAGCAGGTCATGATGTCGTCCTTTATCCATTTTTAAAAAGAACGCAGGGCTGGATGCTACCGCAGGGTAATCCAGATGGAGTCGAGAATGTAAGCGATGTTGCACTTAAGAAAATCCAATTTGTGAATCGGCAAAAAGGAGCTGGCACACGAATTTTGTTTGATTTACTGTTAGAGGAGGCTGCGGTGAGCCCGGATGACATCGTTGGTTATGATCGCGAAATGTTCTCGCATTTGGCTGTTGCCGCGGAGGTCAAAGGCGTAGAAAGCGCTGCAGGACTTGGTATATATCCTGCCGCAAAGGCAATGGGTCTAGACTTCATTCCAGTTGCGGACGAATCCTATCAACTACTGATGACACGAAGGTTCTTTGAAAGTGAACAAGGGCGTTGGCTCCTATCCGTAATTCAAAGCGAGAGCTTTAGAAATGAAGTAGAAAAAATCGGTGGCTATGCAGTCGAAATCAACCCAGAGCCAATCTTTTTTAATGAATAGTTATATTTATGGCCATTGTTGATTTTGCGTAACTTAGTTGATTGGAGCGGAAGGCACGAGACTCCTGCGGGAGTAGCGTGTCACGGGAGACCCCGCAGGCGCTTTAGCGCAGAGGGGACTCCCGGACCACCCCGCGGAAAGCGACTGCCTGGAGCGGAAATCAACGGTTTACTTAAATTACCATAGCTTAAAGTGATACAGCGAATATAGATGAGGTGAATTCTAGATGAATTTTTCAATATCAAAAGAACCAATCGATATTCAATCGATTATTGATAAAGTCGTACAACGAGATGCCGGAGCAATCACAACCTTTATCGGAACCGTTCGCGAGCTGACGAAGGACAAAAAAACGTTGTATCTCATATATGAAGCCTATGAACCGATGGCAGTAAAAAAACTAGCGCAAATCGGTACAGAAATCAGCGAGCGCTGGCCGGGCTCGCAAGTAGCGATTACCCACCGCGTTGGAAAATTGGAAATAACGGATGTTGCTGTAGTGATTGCAGTCTCTACACCGCATCGGGCTGACGCCTATGAAGCAAATCGATATGCAATTGAACGTATCAAAGAAATCGTTCCAATTTGGAAAAAAGAGCATTGGGAGGACGGCCAGGAATGGATTGGCAACCAGCTTGAAACCGTTGCTTACCCTTCTGGAAAACCAGAGGAGGAGGATTTGCATGAATAAAGTCATGTTTTTTGCCCACCTGCGTGATAGCGTTGGCGAAGACTTTGTAAGTTTAGAGCTGACCGGAAAAACAGTGGCAGAGGTCAAAGCATTGGTTGCTGAAAAATACCCTGTGTTGAAGCTTGAGAGCGTCATGACAGCAGTAAACGAAGAGTTTGCCGGAAATGATGAAGTGATTGGTGCTGGTGACGTGATTGCTTTTATCCCGCCTGTAAGTGGTGGATGATTGGAAGAATCGTTATATGCCACAAATAGGTGACTTATGATCAGAGGTTTGGGCCGTGGGAATGTCCCTCGGCCTTTTTGATTGCGGTTCGTTGGCTGAGCTCGTGATTAAAGTGTGTGTTTGAAAATGTAGGAGATTCAATGAATCCTCGATCGACAATCGCAAGGCGTGCATATCCGTATTAAAACGTGCATATCGATGGGAAGCCGTGCATAAATTTTCAAAGTTGTATCATAAAATCGAAAAGTCGTGCATATATCTCAAAAGTTGTATCATATATTTTTGAGTTTGTATCATATACACAACATAACGTGCATATAGCACTAAACACGTGCAAATATTTGCGGAAAAATTGCTGAGTTGATTCAAAAAAAGGAATTTTATCAGATATTCTACTTAAATCGAATAATAAATGATAAAAAAACACTTAAAATAATGAAAATTTATTGCGGTATGGCGCTTTTTCATGCAGTTTAACACAGGTAATACATGCCTTTTAAAAAAATAGTTCAAGCTTCATATAGAGGAGGTTTCATCTATGTCAGAACGGTATTCCAGGCAAACTCTTTTTCCGCAGATCGGTCATAGCGGACAAGCTAAGCTTCGTGAAAAGCATGTCCTGATCATTGGCGCAGGTGCACTTGGTTCTGGGAGCGCGGAAATGATGACGCGAGCCAGTGTTGGCCGCCTCACTATCATCGACCGCGATTATGTCGAGGAAAGCAACCTGCAGCGGCAGCAGCTCTATACGGAGGAAGATGTGCGTGAAAAGCTGCCAAAAGCGGCAGCAGCAAAAAAACGACTCCAAGCCATCAATTCCGATGTCGACATTCAAGCCCTTATTGCTGATGCTACTCCCGAGCTAATGGAGGAACTTGTCACAGCTGGCTCAAGCTCAAGCTTTGGGTCTGAGTCCCGTACCTCCACCATCGACCTCATTCTTGATGCAACTGATAATTTCGAAACAAGAATGATGATGAATGACATCTCACAAAAATATAATATTCCTTGGATTTACGGAGCCTGTGTTGGCAGCTACGGGATGAGCTTTACAATTGTTCCTGGGGTGACTCCGTGCTTAAACTGTCTGCTAAAGGCTATTCCGATTCAAGGGATGACCTGTGATACCGGTGGAATTATCGCTCCGGCAGTGGGAATGGTCATCGCTCATCAAGGAGCTGAGGCTCTAAAGATTCTCGTCGAGGATTGGGAGGCGTTACGTCCAGGGCTTTGTCAGCTTCGACCTTTGGCGAAACCAGTATTCATCGATGAAAATGTCAAAAGCAAAGGATGCGAGCTGCCTTTCCTGTGGTGATCAGCCAACCTACCCTTATCTTGACGTCGAAAATATGACAAAATCGACAGTGCTATGCGGTCGCGACACTGTCCAAATACGTCCACCGAAGCAAGAAGGTCTTAATCTAACGATTTTGTCAGAGCAGCTTACGACTTTAGGCTATGAAGTGAAAGCAAATCCGTATTTGCTATCTGTCGAATACGAAGGCACACGGATGGTTATTTTTAGCGACGGCCGTGCTCTTATTCACGGAACAAAGGATTTAAATCAAGCCAAATCCCTATATCAAAGACTATTAGGTTAAATATTAAACTCGTGTCCTCATCGGATACGGGTTTTTTCTTGTACCATGCAATGGCACAATTGCATCAGCACCACTTATAAAATTTCCCAAGCTAAGTATTGTGAAATAAAAAAACAAATCATGTAGAATAGAGTCAGCTAGATTTCGAGTTGAAGCGACGTGTTTCACGTGAAACTTACAAAATGAACGGACTACCTGAGAAGATGAGGTGAACAGAATGAGTATTACAATGCGTAAGCTATTGCAAAAAATGGACCAGGAACTTCAATCAGCAAAAAGTGCGAGCTCAGAAACGAAAATTAGAGAGCGAATTCAAGCGATCAAAACGTTATGCGAGCTTGTATTAGATGAGCCGGAGGCAACACAGCAGCTTCAACCTCAGAAGCCAATTCAAATCAGCAATACGAAGCCGATGACAACAACGTCTCCTGCACTTTCGTTTGCAAATACTGAGCCAACTAAAATCGATAATGGAGAGGCGAACGGCGAATCTTTATTTGATTTTTAGGGGGCGCATGGGCAGGCTGACTGCAAGTGCGGTAGGAAATGGACAGGCTTAATAATAAAAAGAAACCACACAACAAGTTTTATTTTTCAAGGATAAAGGGAGTAAGACCTGGAACTACCGGGTTGATTTTGATAGAAGAAGGATGGGGAGAAGTGTGAAGGTATTTATTATTTTAGGAGCAATCAATGCTTTTTTATCGGTGGCATTAGGGGCATTTGGTGCCCATGGCTTAAAGGGGAAGCTTGAGCCGTATTATTTGGATATTTGGAATACGGCGTGCCAATATCAAATGTATCATGCATTAGGGCTGTTGGT
The DNA window shown above is from Bacillus sp. T3 and carries:
- a CDS encoding molybdenum cofactor guanylyltransferase encodes the protein MHVALFYPGGKSSRMGTNKALLKINEIPNVERVKQELQSLVSDLILVSNDPEIYQFLKLKTVTDDYPGQGPLAGIHAGLQASAFELNLVVACDMPFVSSKLGQRLLELADQYDAVIPVINGKQQPLFAVYRKGIFKEIEKCIMTGNLRIKQLLAGLNCLYVTEQELSAFTEASLDQIFFNMNHPEEYEHAKHWANKGE
- a CDS encoding substrate-binding domain-containing protein; this encodes MKCRLQKPVVTIIPTGNELVEANTSLSPGRIVEFNGTVFSGFIQEWGGEPILKTIVRDQPEKIKEALLDACETSDIIVINAGSSAGSKDYTVHILAELGTVFTHGVATRPGKPVILGKIGSKVVVGVPGYPVSAYLALEWFVRPLICQYLQIPEPKRQTVKAKLGRRIVSTMGAEDFIRMNIGYVNGHFVANPLTRAAGVTMSLVRADGLLIVGPDIIGYEQGDVVEIELLKPLEEIKNALLFSGSHDLTIDLLSSHLKKQRTDMKIVSSHIGSMAGLMAIRKGEAHVAGIHLLDPETKQYNISYVKRILAGHDVVLYPFLKRTQGWMLPQGNPDGVENVSDVALKKIQFVNRQKGAGTRILFDLLLEEAAVSPDDIVGYDREMFSHLAVAAEVKGVESAAGLGIYPAAKAMGLDFIPVADESYQLLMTRRFFESEQGRWLLSVIQSESFRNEVEKIGGYAVEINPEPIFFNE
- a CDS encoding YwdI family protein, which produces MSITMRKLLQKMDQELQSAKSASSETKIRERIQAIKTLCELVLDEPEATQQLQPQKPIQISNTKPMTTTSPALSFANTEPTKIDNGEANGESLFDF
- the moaD gene encoding molybdopterin converting factor subunit 1, whose amino-acid sequence is MNKVMFFAHLRDSVGEDFVSLELTGKTVAEVKALVAEKYPVLKLESVMTAVNEEFAGNDEVIGAGDVIAFIPPVSGG
- a CDS encoding molybdenum cofactor biosynthesis protein MoaE; this translates as MNFSISKEPIDIQSIIDKVVQRDAGAITTFIGTVRELTKDKKTLYLIYEAYEPMAVKKLAQIGTEISERWPGSQVAITHRVGKLEITDVAVVIAVSTPHRADAYEANRYAIERIKEIVPIWKKEHWEDGQEWIGNQLETVAYPSGKPEEEDLHE
- a CDS encoding molybdopterin molybdotransferase MoeA, giving the protein MEFFKVKTVEETISLIDEKINKIDSTVILPLEQALHYVLAQPVLAAENVPGFDRSTVDGYAVRARDTFGSSETMPGFLNIVGEVKMGEQASKQVERGQAIYVPTGGMIPPGSDGVIMIEHCEDMDGLLNTYKQLAPGENIITAGEDIKTGEILLTEGTKLRPQELGALASLGIAEVEVYRKVVIGYLSSGDEIVPYQTQKLELGQIRDINYLTVLGLAQNWNIDVKYGGIVTDDYQTFSTKARELYDQVDCLILSGGSSVGAKDYTTEVIQSLGDPGVFVHGISIKPGKPTILSVANGKPVIGLPGHPASAMIIFQLFGSRVLRKLRGEKIERKPDRIFAKITKNIASAAGRADYIRVRLVEVEGEWWAEPIIGKSGLITTLVKSDGIVEIASNKEGIFQGEYVPVIPTR